From one Rosa rugosa chromosome 4, drRosRugo1.1, whole genome shotgun sequence genomic stretch:
- the LOC133743080 gene encoding disease resistance protein RGA2-like, which produces MAEALISVVLEQLASIVFEHTKQAVTLVLNAEEDVHSFRSNLEAIQAVLEDAEKKQVTEARVRIWLQKLKDVSYEMDDVLDEWNTEILKQQVEEGNKKKVCFPMPSGCFCFGQVNKVIHHHNIARMIKQLNEKLTSIAAEKAMYGFHPSAIGGHDDRQFIQRPKTSSLVDLSKIFGREEEKEMLLNKLLRESSPEGGRFLVIPIVGMGGMGKTTLVQLAYNHEKVAAHFDKKVWVCVSDPFDEIKIAKAIIESLDKNETQKNSDELETLLNCIKTHVESKKFLLVLDDVWTEDQTKWESLQLSVIMQSCEIGSTILVTTRKQRVAEMMRATNMIHLDKLSDMDCLALFNCFALLDREEDKTNGFGAIGEEIVKKCKGLPLAAKTLGSLVWYKKTREEWRDVLNSKIWELEEVEEQVFRPLLLSYYDLAPAVKMCLLYCAIFPKDYEFRKKNLIDLWMSQNYLNSKGKKEKRRIGQSYFESLTMRSFFQDFKKDGMGNVYECKMHDIVHDFVQFLTQKECTIIEAVKGANQRVELPGDYKGRHLTLTSLPEGPLSFPTSFDNCKNMRTLTLLDSSITTISPGSIVQMKCLRTLNLSRNKLNEVPKEIGELIHLRYMNLSRSGYLKELPDAVCDLYNLQTLDVSWCGQLEKLPKAMGKLINLKHLYVWACDGLRYLPKGIGSLKSLQVLDWFKVCEGDDDEALKLGDLGIMDQLQGILVISRLGNKDDASEIEKAQLGNKEHLSFLRVLFSHVDAEQRKGDSEIVKALQPHQNLEFLWIGFCHGTTESLYWIKSLHNLRSVSLIGWRFCEVLPPLGKLPSLEILEIYGMEKVKKVGVEFLGIEEEEEQVSRDLFPKLKQLRFQSMENWEEWAFLSEITIMPRLSELLIVSCPKLKALPEFLYKIPALRTLKIKGCPILEGEYKKDVGKEWHNISHIPNLTIQSGWN; this is translated from the coding sequence ATGGCTGAGGCACTTATCTCTGTGGTTCTAGAGCAACTGGCTTCAATAGTGTTTGAACACACAAAACAAGCGGTGACACTCGTTTTGAATGCTGAGGAAGATGTTCATAGTTTCCGCAGCAATCTCGAAGCCATTCAAGCTGTGCTGGAGGATGCAGAGAAGAAACAAGTGACGGAGGCCAGAGTGAGAATCTGGTTGCAAAAGCTCAAAGATGTATCGTACGAGATGGACGACGTCCTAGACGAGTGGAACACTGAAATTTTGAAACAAcaagtggaggaaggcaataAGAAGAAGGTATGTTTCCCCATGCCCTCTGGTTGCTTTTGTTTTGGCCAAGTCAATAAGGTCATTCATCATCATAACATAGCTAGAATGATAAAGCAACTGAATGAGAAGTTAACTTCGATTGCTGCTGAAAAAGCCATGTATGGCTTTCATCCATCCGCCATAGGTGGCCATGATGATCGGCAGTTTATTCAACGACcgaagacttcatctttggtcGATCTATCTAAGATATTTGgccgagaagaagaaaaagagatgtTGTTGAACAAGTTGTTGAGAGAGAGTAGCCCAGAAGGGGGGCGGTTCCTTGTCATCCCTATTGTAGGGATGGGAGGGATGGGGAAAACAACTCTTGTCCAATTAGCCTATAACCATGAAAAGGTTGCAGCCCATTTTGATAAGAAAGTATGGGTTTGTGTCTCAGACCCTTTTGATGAGATTAAAATTGCCAAAGCGATCATTGAGAGTCTAGATAAAAATGAAACCCAAAAAAATTCAGATGAGTTGGAAACCCTACTCAATTGTATAAAGACTCATGTTGAGAGTAAGAAGTTCCTCCTAGTCCTAGATGATGTGTGGACTGAAGACCAAACCAAGTGGGAAAGTTTGCAATTATCAGTAATAATGCAGAGTTGTGAAATAGGGAGTACAATACTGGTTACCACGCGAAAACAAAGGGTTGCTGAAATGATGCGAGCGACCAACATGATCCATTTGGACAAGTTGAGCGATATGGATTGTCTAGCATTGTTCAATTGCTTTGCACTTTTGGATAGGGAAGAAGATAAGACTAATGGGTTTGGAGCTATTGGTGAGGAAATTGTGAAAAAGTGTAAAGGTTTGCCTCTTGCTGCAAAGACTTTAGGTAGTCTAGTGTGGTATAAGAAAACAAGAGAGGAATGGCGGGATGTTCTGAATAGTAAGATATGGGAACTAGAAGAAGTTGAGGAACAAGTTTTCCGACCACTGTTACTAAGTTATTATGATTTGGCTCCTGCAGTCAAAATGTGTCTTTTGTATTGTGCAATATTTCCCAAAGATTATGAGTtccgaaaaaaaaatttgattgatCTTTGGATGTCACAAAATTATCTTAATTcaaagggaaaaaaagaaaagagaagaataggTCAAAGTTATTTTGAAAGTCTAACAATGCGGTCTTTCTTTCAAGATTTTAAAAAAGATGGGATGGGAAATGTTTATGAGTGCAAAATGCATGATATAGTGCATGACTTTGTGCAGTTTCTTACCCAAAAAGAATGCACTATTATAGAAGCAGTCAAGGGTGCTAATCAAAGAGTGGAGCTACCGGGTGATTATAAGGGTCGTCATTTGACTTTAACAAGTTTACCCGAAGGTCCACTTTCATTTCCTACTTCATTTGACAACTGCAAAAATATGCGAACCCTCACACTCCTTGATTCAAGCATTACAACCATAAGCCCCGGTTCAATTGTGCAAATGAAATGCCTGAGGACATTGAATTTGAGTCGTAACAAGCTCAATGAAGTTCCAAAAGAGATTGGTGAATTGATTCATTTGAGATATATGAATTTGTCTCGTAGTGGTTATTTGAAAGAATTACCGGATGCTGTGTGTGATTTATACAATCTACAAACTCTGGACGTTTCGTGGTGTGGTCAACTAGAGAAACTACCCAAGGCAATGGGAAAGTTGATTAACTTGAAGCATCTATATGTTTGGGCTTGTGATGGGCTGAGGTACTTACCGAAAGGGATTGGGAGTTTGAAAAGTCTGCAAGTACTAGACTGGTTTAAAGTATGTGagggtgatgatgatgaagcaTTGAAATTAGGAGATCTCGGAATCATGGACCAGCTTCAGGGGATCCTTGTGATATCTAGATTGGGGAATAAGGATGATGCGAGTGAGATTGAGAAAGCACAGTTGGGGAATAAGGAGCACCTCTCTTTTTTGCGAGTACTTTTCTCGCATGTAGATGCAGAGCAGAGAAAAGGTGATTCAGAAATAGTGAAAGCATTGCAACCACATCAAAATTTGGAATTTCTTTGGATTGGGTTTTGCCATGGCACCACCGAGTCTCTCTATTGGATCAAGTCTTTACACAATTTGAGAAGTGTTTCTCTCATTGGGTGGAGATTTTGTGAAGTTCTGCCTCCTCTTGGAAAATTGCCATCGCTTGAAATTCTGGAGATATACGGGATGGAGAAAGTGAAAAAGGTGGGAGTTGAATTTCTGggaatagaagaagaagaagaacaagtctCAAGAGATCtattccccaaattgaaacaacTTCGGTTCCAATCAATGGAGAACTGGGAAGAGTGGGCCTTTCTTTCTGAAATCACAATAATGCCACGCCTTTCTGAGTTGCTAATTGTGAGTTGCCCAAAGCTAAAAGCACTGCCAGAGTTCCTCTACAAGATACCAGCACTGCGTACTCTGAAGATCAAGGGTTGTCCAATTCTGGAAGGAGAATACAAAAAGGACGTGGGGAAGGAGTGGCACAACATTTCTCACATCCCAAACCTCACAATCCAATCTGGATGGAACTGA